From one Bacteroides fragilis NCTC 9343 genomic stretch:
- a CDS encoding LiaF transmembrane domain-containing protein translates to MEKKEFSSPARRYGKFFIAFIFITAGVLLLARNLGWISYTLFGILVSWQMLLILLGIYLMLRRQILRGGILLAIGAYLISPYLGWMPAGIHVTLFPIVLIVIGLAFLFRPKRARHERSHRGNFASSQYNSTDGVLHSENTFSGIRQVVLDEVFKGGTIQNSFGGTVIDLRRTTLPEGETFLDIDCTFGGIEIYVPSDWKVVFRCTTCLGGCQDKRFGGGMIDQNRILVIRGDLTFGGIDIKS, encoded by the coding sequence ATGGAAAAGAAAGAGTTTTCATCTCCTGCTCGGAGATACGGTAAGTTTTTTATCGCCTTTATTTTTATAACGGCAGGAGTGCTTTTGCTGGCTCGCAATCTGGGATGGATTTCTTATACCTTGTTTGGTATTTTGGTTTCCTGGCAAATGTTACTGATTCTTTTAGGAATTTACTTAATGTTGCGGCGTCAGATTTTGCGGGGCGGGATACTGCTTGCTATCGGTGCCTATCTGATCAGTCCGTATTTGGGATGGATGCCTGCAGGAATTCATGTCACTCTTTTCCCGATTGTCCTGATTGTTATCGGACTTGCTTTTCTGTTCAGGCCGAAACGAGCCCGGCACGAGCGTTCGCACCGAGGGAACTTTGCCAGTAGCCAATATAACTCAACAGATGGAGTGCTGCACTCCGAAAACACATTTAGCGGCATCAGGCAGGTGGTGCTCGATGAAGTGTTTAAAGGCGGAACTATACAAAACTCTTTTGGCGGGACGGTTATCGACTTGCGGCGTACGACTCTTCCCGAAGGAGAAACGTTTCTCGATATTGATTGTACATTTGGTGGAATAGAAATTTATGTGCCTTCCGATTGGAAAGTAGTGTTTCGGTGTACTACCTGTCTGGGCGGTTGTCAGGACAAACGTTTTGGCGGGGGTATGATCGATCAGAACCGGATATTGGTGATCCGGGGTGATTTGACATTCGGAGGTATTGATATAAAAAGTTGA
- a CDS encoding LytR/AlgR family response regulator transcription factor → MDIHPIQESSRRWMTALILAVVAAGIQTTLLWGYAGADTLPAAIDGILSVGLLCLLAYLAWYVIGLVSILQTDLLIAALALLFWLAGGFAVQYVLEQNMGQVYAPFGETLPFRILFGALAWGVMMLWYRLQSLNTVQEEILEEAVSREEALREELRQIECREDKALPEEAECIDRITVKDGTHIHLIRTDELLYIQACGDYVTLVTPSGQYVKEQTMKYFDAHLPSAGFVRVHRSTIVNVTQISRVELFGKENYQLSLKNGVRLKVSNSGYKLLKERLEL, encoded by the coding sequence ATGGATATACATCCTATACAAGAATCTTCCCGGCGGTGGATGACGGCATTGATATTGGCCGTTGTAGCAGCAGGGATACAAACAACTCTACTTTGGGGCTATGCCGGAGCCGACACGCTTCCGGCTGCAATAGACGGGATTTTATCTGTCGGATTGCTTTGCCTCCTGGCCTATCTGGCATGGTATGTCATTGGCCTTGTCTCTATATTGCAGACCGACTTGCTGATAGCCGCTTTGGCTCTGCTTTTCTGGCTGGCGGGAGGCTTTGCCGTGCAATATGTGCTGGAACAGAATATGGGACAAGTATATGCTCCTTTTGGTGAGACGCTTCCTTTCCGTATATTGTTTGGAGCATTGGCCTGGGGAGTGATGATGTTGTGGTATCGCTTGCAGTCGCTGAATACCGTTCAGGAAGAGATATTAGAAGAGGCTGTTTCGAGAGAGGAAGCCCTTCGTGAAGAATTGAGGCAGATTGAATGCCGCGAAGATAAAGCGTTGCCGGAAGAGGCAGAATGTATTGACCGCATCACGGTGAAAGATGGTACACACATTCATCTGATCCGTACCGACGAGTTGCTTTACATACAGGCATGTGGCGATTATGTCACATTGGTGACCCCTTCGGGACAATATGTCAAGGAGCAGACCATGAAGTATTTTGATGCCCATCTGCCATCAGCAGGATTTGTGCGTGTGCATCGTTCTACAATAGTGAACGTGACGCAAATATCACGGGTTGAACTCTTTGGAAAAGAAAATTATCAGCTCTCGTTAAAAAACGGCGTAAGGCTGAAAGTGAGTAATTCCGGATATAAATTACTGAAGGAGCGGTTGGAACTTTAA
- a CDS encoding TIGR01212 family radical SAM protein (This family includes YhcC from E. coli K-12, an uncharacterized radical SAM protein.) encodes MTKPAPTPLYNEFTFFLKKYFSYKVQKISLNAGFTCPNRDGTKGLGGCTYCNNQTFNPEYCKTEKSVTRQLEEGKQFFAHKYPDMKYLAYFQAYTNTYAELEGLKGKYEEALSVDGVVGLVIGTRPDCMPDPLLRYLEELNKHTFLLVEYGIETTRDVTLKRINRGHTYADTVETVNRTAACGILTGGHVILGLPGETHDEIIAQAAELSRLPLTTLKMHQLQLIRGTKMAREFECRPEDFHLFSVDEYIDLVIDYVEHLRPDLILERFVSQSPKELLIAPDWGLKNYEFTARVQKRMKERGAYQGKAYLV; translated from the coding sequence ATGACTAAACCGGCTCCGACGCCTTTATATAACGAATTTACTTTCTTTCTGAAAAAATACTTTTCCTATAAGGTACAGAAGATATCTCTTAATGCGGGTTTTACATGTCCTAACCGGGACGGAACGAAGGGATTGGGAGGCTGTACGTACTGTAATAACCAAACATTCAATCCCGAGTATTGTAAAACGGAGAAATCCGTCACCCGGCAACTTGAGGAAGGAAAGCAATTCTTTGCCCATAAATATCCGGATATGAAATATCTGGCTTATTTTCAGGCTTATACCAATACCTATGCCGAGCTTGAAGGACTGAAAGGGAAATATGAAGAGGCTTTGAGTGTGGACGGGGTGGTGGGACTGGTCATCGGCACACGTCCGGACTGCATGCCTGATCCCCTGTTGCGATATCTGGAAGAACTGAATAAGCACACTTTCCTTTTGGTAGAATATGGGATTGAAACTACCCGGGATGTTACTTTGAAACGTATCAACCGTGGGCATACCTATGCCGATACGGTAGAAACTGTCAACCGGACGGCTGCTTGCGGGATTCTGACCGGAGGACACGTCATCCTCGGTCTTCCGGGAGAGACCCATGACGAAATTATCGCTCAGGCGGCCGAATTGTCCCGTTTGCCATTGACCACTCTTAAAATGCATCAGTTGCAGTTGATACGTGGTACGAAAATGGCACGTGAGTTTGAGTGCCGCCCCGAGGATTTTCATCTCTTTAGTGTGGACGAGTATATCGATCTGGTAATCGACTATGTGGAACACCTGCGCCCCGATCTGATACTTGAGCGATTTGTTTCACAATCACCGAAAGAACTTCTGATTGCACCCGATTGGGGGCTGAAGAATTATGAATTTACTGCCCGCGTGCAAAAAAGAATGAAAGAAAGGGGTGCTTATCAGGGAAAGGCATACCTGGTTTAG
- a CDS encoding FprA family A-type flavoprotein — translation MEQKTRIKGNVHYVGVNDRNKHLFEGMWPLPYGVSYNSYLIDDEMVALIDTVDICYFEVYLRKIRNIIGDRPINYLIINHMEPDHSGSIRLIKQHYPDIVIVGNKQTFGMIEGFYGVTGEQYLIKDGDFLALGRHKLRFYLTPMVHWPETMMTFDETDGILFSGDGFGCFGTLDGGFVDTRMNIDHYWGEMVRYYSNIVGKYGSPVQKALQKLGGLPISAICSTHGPVWTENITKVVGIYDKLSRYDADEGVVIAYGSMYGNTEQMAEAIAAELSAQGIKNIVMHNVSKSNPSYILADIFRYKGLIIGSPTYSNQIFPEVESLLSKILVRELKGRYLGYFGSFTWAGAAVKRMAEFAEKSKFELVGDPVEMKQAMKEITYQQCENLARAMAGRLKKDRV, via the coding sequence ATGGAACAGAAAACAAGAATTAAAGGAAACGTTCATTATGTGGGAGTTAACGACCGTAACAAGCACCTCTTTGAGGGAATGTGGCCTTTGCCCTATGGAGTTTCGTATAACTCTTATCTGATTGATGATGAAATGGTGGCACTGATCGATACAGTGGATATTTGCTATTTCGAAGTATATCTTCGAAAAATCAGAAATATCATAGGCGACCGTCCTATCAACTATTTGATTATAAATCACATGGAACCGGACCATTCAGGTTCTATCCGATTGATTAAGCAACACTATCCCGACATTGTGATCGTTGGCAATAAACAGACTTTCGGTATGATTGAAGGTTTTTATGGTGTGACCGGCGAGCAATATCTGATTAAGGATGGTGATTTTCTCGCTCTTGGACGTCATAAACTGCGCTTTTACCTGACTCCGATGGTACACTGGCCGGAAACGATGATGACATTTGACGAAACAGATGGCATACTCTTCTCCGGTGATGGTTTCGGGTGTTTTGGTACGCTGGATGGCGGCTTCGTGGATACACGTATGAATATCGACCATTATTGGGGCGAAATGGTTCGTTATTATTCGAACATCGTCGGCAAATACGGTTCACCGGTACAGAAAGCTTTGCAAAAGTTGGGTGGACTTCCTATCTCGGCTATTTGTTCTACGCACGGTCCGGTATGGACTGAGAATATCACGAAAGTGGTAGGCATTTATGATAAACTGAGCCGTTATGACGCAGATGAAGGTGTGGTAATTGCATACGGCAGTATGTACGGTAATACCGAACAAATGGCAGAAGCCATTGCAGCTGAGCTTTCGGCACAGGGCATCAAAAACATTGTGATGCACAATGTCAGCAAAAGTAATCCCTCTTATATCCTTGCCGATATATTCCGTTATAAAGGATTGATTATCGGTAGCCCTACTTACAGTAACCAGATTTTCCCGGAAGTGGAGTCGCTTCTGTCCAAGATATTGGTTCGTGAATTGAAAGGACGTTATCTGGGGTATTTCGGTTCGTTCACGTGGGCAGGTGCCGCCGTGAAACGTATGGCCGAGTTTGCAGAGAAAAGTAAATTTGAATTGGTCGGTGATCCTGTAGAAATGAAACAGGCCATGAAGGAGATCACATATCAACAGTGTGAGAACCTGGCACGTGCTATGGCCGGCCGTTTAAAAAAAGACAGAGTATAA
- the nagB gene encoding glucosamine-6-phosphate deaminase, whose protein sequence is MRLIIQPDYQSVSQWAAHYVAAKIKAANPTPEKPFVLGCPTGSSPLGMYKALIDLNKKGIVSFQNVVTFNMDEYVGLPKEHPESYYSFMWNNFFSHIDIKPENTNILNGNAADLDAECARYEEKIKSYGGIDLFMGGIGPDGHIAFNEPGSSLSSRTRQKTLTTDTIIANSRFFDNDINKVPKTSLTVGVGTVLSAREVMIIVNGHNKARALYHAVEGAITQMWTISALQMHEKGIIVCDDAATAELKVGTYRYFKDIEADHLDPQSLLK, encoded by the coding sequence ATGAGACTAATCATTCAGCCGGACTATCAGTCCGTTTCTCAATGGGCGGCACATTATGTTGCTGCTAAGATCAAAGCTGCCAATCCCACTCCGGAAAAACCTTTCGTTCTGGGATGCCCCACAGGATCATCTCCACTGGGTATGTATAAGGCACTGATCGACCTGAATAAAAAAGGAATCGTATCGTTCCAGAATGTTGTTACTTTCAACATGGACGAATACGTAGGACTGCCGAAAGAACATCCGGAAAGCTACTATTCTTTTATGTGGAACAACTTCTTCAGCCATATCGACATCAAACCGGAGAACACGAACATTTTAAATGGAAATGCTGCCGATCTGGATGCTGAATGTGCACGTTATGAAGAAAAGATCAAATCGTATGGCGGTATCGACCTGTTTATGGGAGGTATTGGTCCTGACGGTCACATTGCTTTCAACGAACCGGGCTCTTCGCTGAGTTCTCGTACCCGTCAGAAAACACTGACAACAGATACGATCATTGCGAACTCTCGCTTCTTCGACAATGATATTAACAAGGTTCCCAAGACTTCGTTGACTGTGGGAGTGGGTACTGTGCTTTCTGCCCGTGAGGTGATGATTATCGTAAACGGACACAACAAAGCACGTGCATTGTATCATGCCGTAGAGGGTGCCATTACACAGATGTGGACGATCAGTGCATTGCAGATGCACGAAAAAGGTATCATCGTTTGCGATGATGCTGCTACTGCCGAACTGAAAGTTGGTACTTATCGTTATTTCAAGGATATCGAAGCAGATCACCTCGATCCGCAGTCATTGCTGAAGTAA
- a CDS encoding DUF6565 domain-containing protein: protein MKKVLFFALVLTIATACSQTKDSYLEGFKLFIESVQKNAQDYTKADWEKADEQFTKLKDSYNNFSKQMTSDEKGEVIKLESTYAALKLKKIGDDMKESTKDAFEKVKDTAKDAAKDVKEGAQKAAKKGEKAMEGIKDGLKD from the coding sequence ATGAAAAAAGTATTATTCTTTGCATTGGTGCTGACCATTGCCACAGCATGCAGCCAAACAAAAGATTCGTATCTGGAGGGCTTTAAGCTTTTTATCGAAAGCGTACAGAAAAACGCTCAAGACTATACAAAAGCCGACTGGGAAAAGGCTGACGAACAATTTACGAAACTGAAAGACAGTTATAATAACTTCAGTAAACAAATGACTTCGGACGAAAAAGGAGAAGTGATAAAACTGGAATCCACTTATGCTGCCCTAAAGTTAAAGAAAATAGGAGATGACATGAAAGAAAGCACCAAAGATGCATTTGAGAAAGTCAAAGATACAGCCAAAGATGCAGCCAAAGACGTAAAAGAAGGTGCGCAAAAGGCTGCTAAAAAAGGTGAGAAAGCAATGGAAGGGATCAAAGACGGTCTGAAAGATTAG
- a CDS encoding L-threonylcarbamoyladenylate synthase — MILKLYEKNNNPQDLQRIVDLLNDGGLIIYPTDTMYAIGCHGLKERAIERICRIKEIDPKKNNLSIICYDLSSISEYAKVDNNIFKLMKRNLPGPFTFILNGTNRLPKIFRNRKEVGIRMPDNSIIREIARLLDAPIMTTTLPHDEHEDIEYVTDPELIDEKLGDVVDLVIDGGIGGIEPSTVVNCTEGEAAIVRQGKGELEEA; from the coding sequence ATGATACTCAAACTTTACGAAAAAAATAATAATCCTCAGGACCTGCAACGGATTGTAGACCTACTGAACGACGGGGGATTGATTATCTATCCCACAGACACCATGTATGCCATCGGTTGCCATGGCCTGAAGGAGCGTGCCATCGAACGCATCTGCCGGATCAAAGAGATTGACCCGAAGAAAAACAATCTCTCTATTATTTGCTATGACCTGAGCAGCATCAGTGAATATGCCAAAGTGGACAACAACATTTTCAAGTTGATGAAACGCAACCTGCCCGGACCTTTCACTTTTATCCTGAACGGAACTAACCGGTTGCCCAAAATCTTTCGAAACCGGAAAGAAGTAGGTATCCGTATGCCGGATAACAGTATCATCCGTGAAATTGCCCGTCTGCTGGATGCTCCGATCATGACCACCACGTTGCCTCATGACGAGCACGAAGACATAGAGTACGTCACTGACCCGGAACTGATCGACGAAAAACTCGGTGACGTAGTGGACCTCGTGATCGACGGAGGTATCGGAGGGATTGAACCTTCGACAGTTGTGAACTGCACTGAAGGAGAAGCCGCCATCGTCCGGCAGGGAAAAGGGGAACTGGAAGAGGCCTGA
- a CDS encoding AsmA family protein: MKKGFKITAIVIGVILILMFLLPFAFRGKIEGIVKSEGNKMLNGHFDFSSLDISLFRNFPKASVTLNDFWLKGTGEFENDTLVKAGEVTAAINLFSLFGDDGYDVSKVAVENTRLHAIVLPDGKTNWDIMKPDSSTAGETQESGESSTFRIKLQRFVIKNMNVVYDDRQSAMYADIHNFNALCSGDLGSDQTLLSLEAETEALTYKMNGIPFLSQANVYAKMDVDADLAHNKFTLKKNEFRLNAIKAGIDGWIELKDPAIDMDLKLNTSEIGFKEILSLIPAIYSKEFKNLKTDGTATLEATAKGILQGDTVPQFDVRLAVKNAMFRYPSLPAGVDQINIDAQVRNPGGNIDLTEISIHPFSFRLAENPFSLTADIKTPVSDPDFTAEAKGVLNLGMIKQVYPLDDMELNGTVRADMTMAGHLSYIEKEQYDRFSASGTIALSDMKLKMKEMPDVEIKKSLFTFTPKYLQLSETTVAIGKNDLTADCRFENYMGYALKGSTLKGVLNVRSNHLNLNDFMTATTDSTAQTSQASSTEETASMIEVPQNIDFQMDAGLKEVLFDKMTFTNMNGKLIVKDGKVDMTNLSMNTMGGSVVMNGYYSTADPKKPEMNTGFRMENIGFAQAYKELDMVQQMAPIFENLKGNFSGNMHIRTLLDNQMSPVMDTMQGNGSLSTQDLSLSGVKVIDQIAEAVKKPELKEMKVKDMALDFTIKDGRVSTKPFDIKLGDYVMNLSGSTGLDQTIDYSGKIKLPASAGDIAKLTTLDLKIGGTFSSPKVSLDTKSMTNQAVEAVTDKAISEIGKKLGLDSATTANKDSVKEKVKEKAVEKALDFLKKKIK, encoded by the coding sequence ATGAAGAAAGGATTCAAAATTACAGCAATCGTCATCGGCGTCATTCTGATACTGATGTTTCTCCTTCCCTTTGCCTTCCGTGGCAAGATTGAAGGTATCGTAAAATCGGAAGGCAACAAAATGCTTAACGGTCATTTTGATTTTAGTAGCCTTGATATCAGCTTATTCCGCAATTTCCCCAAAGCTTCCGTCACCCTGAATGATTTTTGGCTGAAGGGAACCGGAGAATTTGAAAACGACACATTGGTGAAGGCCGGCGAGGTAACAGCGGCTATTAACCTGTTTTCGCTTTTTGGAGATGACGGATACGATGTATCCAAAGTAGCTGTTGAAAACACCCGGTTACACGCCATCGTACTTCCTGACGGAAAAACTAACTGGGATATCATGAAACCCGATTCATCCACTGCCGGCGAAACCCAAGAAAGTGGTGAATCTTCTACTTTCCGAATTAAACTCCAGCGTTTTGTCATCAAAAACATGAATGTGGTATATGACGACCGGCAGTCCGCGATGTACGCCGACATACACAATTTCAATGCGCTTTGTTCGGGTGATCTGGGTAGCGACCAGACTTTACTCAGCCTGGAAGCCGAAACTGAAGCCCTGACTTATAAAATGAACGGTATCCCTTTCCTCTCACAAGCTAACGTCTACGCCAAGATGGATGTAGATGCCGATCTGGCACACAACAAATTTACACTGAAAAAGAACGAATTCCGTCTGAACGCCATTAAAGCCGGCATTGACGGATGGATAGAGTTGAAAGACCCTGCTATCGACATGGATTTGAAACTCAACACCAGCGAAATAGGATTCAAAGAAATCTTGTCACTGATACCGGCCATTTATTCCAAAGAGTTCAAGAATCTGAAAACAGATGGTACAGCAACTCTTGAAGCTACAGCGAAAGGAATACTGCAAGGTGACACGGTTCCACAGTTCGATGTCCGACTGGCTGTAAAAAACGCCATGTTCCGATATCCATCCCTGCCGGCGGGAGTCGATCAGATTAACATCGACGCACAAGTTCGGAATCCGGGAGGTAACATTGACCTGACCGAGATAAGCATACATCCTTTCAGTTTCCGACTGGCGGAAAATCCGTTTAGTCTGACAGCCGACATAAAGACACCTGTCAGCGACCCGGACTTTACAGCCGAAGCCAAAGGGGTACTTAATCTGGGCATGATCAAGCAAGTCTATCCGCTGGATGATATGGAGCTGAATGGTACTGTTCGTGCGGATATGACAATGGCCGGACACCTGTCATACATCGAAAAGGAACAATACGATCGTTTCTCCGCTTCGGGAACCATTGCCCTCAGTGATATGAAGTTGAAAATGAAAGAGATGCCGGATGTAGAAATAAAAAAATCCCTGTTCACATTCACTCCGAAATATCTGCAACTCAGTGAAACGACAGTAGCCATCGGAAAGAATGATCTTACTGCCGACTGCCGGTTCGAGAACTATATGGGCTATGCTCTTAAAGGGAGCACACTGAAAGGTGTCCTGAATGTCCGGTCGAACCATCTGAATCTAAACGATTTTATGACGGCAACAACTGACAGTACCGCCCAAACATCACAAGCATCTTCGACCGAAGAAACCGCCAGTATGATCGAAGTTCCGCAGAATATCGACTTCCAGATGGATGCCGGCCTGAAAGAAGTGTTATTTGACAAGATGACTTTTACAAACATGAATGGCAAACTTATTGTGAAAGACGGAAAAGTCGATATGACAAATCTGTCAATGAACACCATGGGAGGAAGTGTCGTTATGAACGGATACTATTCGACCGCCGATCCGAAGAAGCCGGAAATGAACACAGGATTCCGTATGGAAAATATCGGTTTTGCACAGGCTTACAAAGAACTGGATATGGTGCAGCAAATGGCTCCTATCTTTGAAAACCTGAAAGGCAACTTTTCGGGTAATATGCATATCCGGACTTTACTCGACAACCAGATGAGCCCTGTCATGGATACGATGCAGGGAAACGGAAGCCTTTCGACCCAAGATCTTAGCCTCAGCGGCGTAAAAGTAATCGACCAGATAGCCGAAGCCGTAAAGAAGCCTGAACTCAAAGAGATGAAGGTGAAAGATATGGCACTGGATTTCACCATCAAAGACGGAAGAGTATCTACCAAGCCGTTCGATATCAAACTGGGTGACTATGTCATGAATCTTTCCGGAAGCACAGGACTCGACCAAACCATCGACTATTCGGGAAAGATCAAATTACCGGCATCGGCAGGTGATATCGCCAAACTGACTACCCTCGACCTGAAAATAGGAGGTACTTTCTCCTCACCCAAAGTATCACTGGATACGAAAAGCATGACCAATCAGGCAGTGGAAGCGGTGACAGACAAGGCAATCAGCGAAATCGGGAAAAAACTCGGGCTGGATTCGGCTACAACGGCCAACAAAGACTCCGTGAAGGAGAAGGTAAAAGAGAAAGCCGTAGAAAAGGCACTCGATTTTCTTAAAAAGAAAATAAAATAA
- a CDS encoding AAA family ATPase, with translation MEFTIDTGNKEFQDALNLIQYTRQSVFLTGKAGTGKSTFLKYICKNTKKKHIVLAPTGIAAINAGGSTLHSFFKLPFHPLLPDDPNLSLQRGRIHEFFKYTKPHRKLLEQVELVIIDEISMVRADMIDAVDRILRVYSRNLRDPFGGKQVLLVGDVFQLEPVIKGDEREIINRFYPTPYFFSARVFNEIELVSIELQKVYRQSDAVFVSVLDHIRSGAAGAADLQLLNTRYGAQIDASEEDLYITLATRRDTVETINERKLTELPGDPVVFEGEINGDFPESSLPTSKELTLKPGAQIIFIKNDFERRWVNGTIGVVSGIDNDGIIYVITDDGKECDVHRESWRNIRYKYNEEKKEIEEEELGTFTQYPIRLAWAITVHKSQGLTFSRVVIDFTGGVFAGGQAYVALSRCTSLEGIQLKKPISRADIFVRPEIVSFSGRFNNRQAIDKALKQAQADVQYAAAARAFDKGDFETCLEQFFLAIHSRYDIEKPAARRLIRRKLGVVNLLREQKRKLQAQMEAQKKSLQKYAREYLLMGNECITQAHDVRAALANYDKAIELYPEYIDAWIRKGITLFNEKEFFDAENCLNRAVSLRPSEFKALYNRGKLRLQTENIEGALSDLDKATSLKPEHPGAHELFGDALLKVGKETEAAIQWRIAEELRKKKK, from the coding sequence GTGGAATTTACAATAGACACCGGTAATAAGGAGTTTCAGGATGCACTGAATCTGATTCAGTATACTCGTCAATCAGTTTTCCTCACGGGGAAAGCGGGAACGGGTAAATCTACTTTCCTGAAATACATCTGTAAGAATACCAAGAAGAAGCACATCGTGCTGGCACCCACCGGAATCGCTGCCATTAATGCCGGTGGCAGCACTCTGCACAGCTTCTTCAAACTTCCTTTTCATCCGTTACTTCCTGATGATCCGAATCTGAGTTTGCAACGGGGACGCATCCATGAATTCTTTAAATACACCAAGCCACACCGTAAATTGCTGGAACAGGTAGAACTGGTCATTATCGACGAAATATCAATGGTACGCGCCGATATGATTGATGCCGTAGACCGCATTTTGCGTGTATACAGTCGTAATCTGCGCGACCCCTTCGGAGGAAAACAAGTTTTACTGGTAGGCGATGTATTCCAGCTTGAACCGGTAATCAAAGGGGATGAACGGGAAATTATCAACCGCTTCTATCCCACTCCTTATTTTTTCTCGGCACGGGTCTTCAACGAGATCGAATTGGTATCTATCGAGTTACAGAAAGTATATCGTCAGTCAGATGCAGTCTTTGTCAGTGTACTCGACCACATCCGGAGCGGAGCAGCAGGGGCAGCCGACCTTCAGCTGCTCAACACCCGCTATGGCGCTCAAATTGATGCTTCGGAAGAAGATTTATACATCACTCTGGCTACGCGCCGCGATACGGTAGAAACCATCAATGAACGGAAACTTACCGAACTCCCCGGCGATCCTGTAGTGTTTGAGGGCGAAATCAACGGCGACTTTCCCGAAAGTAGCTTGCCCACCTCAAAAGAACTGACCCTGAAACCGGGAGCACAAATCATCTTTATCAAAAATGACTTTGAACGCCGTTGGGTAAACGGTACCATCGGTGTAGTAAGCGGCATCGACAACGACGGTATCATCTACGTCATCACCGATGATGGCAAAGAGTGTGATGTCCACCGGGAATCATGGCGCAACATCCGTTACAAGTACAACGAAGAGAAAAAGGAGATTGAGGAAGAAGAACTGGGTACTTTCACACAATATCCCATCCGCCTGGCATGGGCCATCACCGTGCACAAAAGCCAGGGTTTGACCTTTAGCCGTGTAGTCATAGACTTTACCGGAGGAGTGTTTGCCGGCGGACAAGCTTATGTAGCTCTCAGCCGTTGCACATCGCTTGAAGGAATTCAACTGAAAAAGCCTATCAGCCGCGCGGATATTTTTGTCCGTCCCGAGATTGTCAGTTTTTCCGGAAGATTCAACAACCGGCAAGCCATCGACAAAGCATTAAAACAAGCACAGGCCGATGTGCAGTATGCCGCAGCTGCCCGTGCTTTCGACAAAGGAGATTTCGAGACATGCCTCGAGCAGTTTTTCCTGGCCATTCATTCCCGTTATGATATAGAAAAGCCTGCCGCCCGAAGATTAATTCGCAGGAAATTGGGAGTCGTCAACCTATTGCGGGAACAAAAAAGGAAACTACAAGCACAAATGGAGGCACAGAAAAAAAGCCTGCAAAAGTATGCCCGAGAGTATTTGCTAATGGGAAACGAATGTATCACTCAGGCGCATGACGTTCGGGCCGCCCTTGCCAATTATGACAAAGCGATTGAGCTCTATCCCGAATACATCGACGCCTGGATACGAAAAGGAATCACGCTGTTCAACGAAAAAGAGTTCTTCGATGCCGAGAATTGCCTGAACCGGGCAGTCAGCCTGCGTCCTTCAGAGTTCAAAGCACTCTATAACCGAGGCAAACTTCGCCTGCAGACAGAAAACATAGAAGGGGCTTTATCAGACCTCGACAAAGCAACTAGCCTGAAACCTGAACATCCCGGAGCACACGAACTTTTCGGAGATGCATTATTAAAAGTCGGTAAAGAGACAGAAGCAGCCATCCAATGGCGTATAGCAGAGGAACTACGAAAAAAGAAGAAATAA